A region of Streptomyces deccanensis DNA encodes the following proteins:
- a CDS encoding SNF2-related protein, producing the protein MPASGRTPVPEETSAHAPARAGAPARASVAEGASVLPAGRSVPVRLAAVFLPAPLPRHSRFAFWDPAGAEPPPGADEDLTVVRPHGSGARRGTVPALSLPVGEALPLLTRARRDPAAHPATACWGAAALHALRLVVRGRLLPGLTAEGYDAWRAGPLDPDDIAHLRAVAAALPYEGHAVPLPGKGPLRLPEPEALMRSFLDAVADTLPRGPAAPYVSGKPFAAHTAQRLPHARDWAAEVAAGMDAGVRISLRLDLSAYDLFDDAERAPRAGAAVVQVHSLADPTLVVDAAALWAGDADAAFGPRARVDAALAVRRAARVWPPLDRLGEQDVPDVLALSEDELSDLLGVAATRLGAAGVAVHWPRDLAHDLSARAEVRPAPGSATDGTGFFESEELLRFRWQLALGGDPLTESEMDTLAEAHRPIVRLRDQWVLVDPALVRKARKRELGLLDPVDALSVALTGQAEVDGETVEAVPVGALAALRDRLTAGVAPVEPPPGLAATLRDYQLRGLAWLDLMTSLGLGGCLADDMGLGKTITVIALHLRRARPEPTLVVCPASLLGNWQREITRFAPGVPVRRFHGTDRSLDALDGGFVLTTYGTMRAAAPHLADQRWGMVVADEAQHVKNPYSATAKALRTIPTPARVALTGTPVENNLSELWALLDWTTPGLLGPLKSFRARHARAVENGEDQEAVTRLARLVRPFLLRRKKSDPGIVPELPPKTETDHPVPLTREQAALYEAVVRESLLAIETAEGIARRGLVLKLLGALKQICDHPALYLKEEPGAATGDRFAARSGKLALLDELLDTLLAEDGSALVFTQYVGMARLITAHLADRAVPVELLHGGTPVKDREHMVDRFQSGATPVLVLSLKAAGTGLNLTRAGHVVHFDRWWNPAVEEQATDRAYRIGQTQPVQVHRLITEGTVEDRIAEMLESKRALSDAILGSGEAALTELTDRELTDLVSLRRSS; encoded by the coding sequence ATGCCCGCGAGCGGGCGTACACCCGTGCCGGAGGAGACGTCCGCGCATGCTCCTGCGCGTGCGGGGGCGCCAGCGCGTGCGTCCGTGGCTGAGGGGGCGTCCGTGTTGCCTGCGGGGCGGTCCGTGCCCGTCCGGCTGGCCGCCGTGTTCCTTCCCGCCCCGCTTCCCCGGCACAGCCGGTTCGCGTTCTGGGATCCGGCGGGCGCGGAGCCGCCACCGGGTGCCGACGAGGACCTCACCGTCGTACGACCCCACGGCTCGGGCGCCCGCAGGGGCACCGTCCCCGCCCTGTCCCTGCCGGTCGGCGAGGCGCTTCCCCTGCTCACCCGCGCTCGTCGCGACCCCGCCGCCCATCCCGCCACGGCCTGCTGGGGCGCGGCCGCGCTGCACGCGCTGCGGCTCGTCGTCCGGGGTCGGCTGCTGCCCGGACTGACCGCCGAGGGGTACGACGCGTGGCGGGCGGGCCCCCTTGACCCGGACGACATCGCCCACCTCAGGGCCGTCGCCGCGGCCCTGCCGTACGAGGGCCACGCCGTGCCGCTGCCCGGCAAGGGCCCGCTCCGGCTGCCCGAGCCGGAGGCCCTGATGCGGTCCTTCCTGGACGCGGTCGCCGACACGCTCCCGCGCGGCCCGGCGGCGCCGTACGTCTCCGGGAAACCGTTCGCGGCGCACACCGCACAGCGCCTGCCGCACGCGCGCGACTGGGCCGCCGAGGTCGCCGCCGGCATGGACGCGGGCGTACGGATCTCCCTGCGCCTGGACCTGTCGGCGTACGACCTCTTCGACGACGCCGAACGGGCCCCGCGGGCGGGCGCGGCCGTCGTCCAGGTGCACAGCCTCGCCGACCCCACCCTCGTCGTCGACGCGGCGGCGCTCTGGGCGGGCGACGCGGACGCGGCCTTCGGGCCCCGCGCCCGCGTGGACGCCGCCCTCGCCGTCCGCCGCGCCGCACGCGTCTGGCCGCCCCTGGACCGCCTCGGCGAACAGGACGTCCCCGACGTCCTCGCCCTCTCCGAGGACGAACTGTCCGACCTGCTGGGCGTCGCCGCGACCCGGCTCGGCGCGGCCGGCGTCGCGGTGCACTGGCCCCGGGACCTGGCCCACGACCTCAGCGCCCGCGCCGAGGTGCGCCCCGCGCCGGGCTCCGCCACGGACGGCACCGGGTTCTTCGAGAGCGAGGAACTGCTGCGGTTCCGCTGGCAGTTGGCGCTCGGCGGCGACCCGCTCACCGAATCCGAGATGGACACCCTCGCCGAGGCCCACCGCCCGATCGTCCGCCTCCGCGACCAGTGGGTCCTCGTCGACCCGGCCCTCGTCCGCAAGGCCCGTAAACGCGAACTGGGCCTCCTCGATCCGGTGGACGCCCTGTCCGTGGCCCTCACCGGCCAGGCCGAGGTCGACGGCGAGACGGTGGAAGCGGTGCCGGTCGGGGCCCTCGCGGCCCTCCGCGACCGTCTGACGGCCGGCGTCGCCCCGGTCGAACCGCCGCCCGGCCTCGCGGCCACCCTCCGCGACTACCAACTCCGGGGCCTGGCCTGGCTCGACCTCATGACCTCCCTCGGCCTCGGCGGCTGCCTCGCCGACGACATGGGCCTCGGCAAGACGATCACCGTCATCGCCCTGCATCTGCGCCGGGCCCGCCCCGAGCCCACCCTGGTCGTCTGCCCCGCCTCGCTGCTGGGCAACTGGCAGCGGGAGATCACCCGCTTCGCCCCCGGCGTCCCCGTCCGCCGCTTCCACGGCACCGACCGCTCTCTGGACGCCCTCGACGGCGGTTTCGTCCTCACCACCTACGGCACCATGCGCGCGGCCGCCCCGCACCTGGCCGACCAGCGCTGGGGCATGGTCGTCGCCGACGAGGCCCAGCACGTCAAGAACCCCTACTCGGCGACGGCGAAGGCGCTGCGCACGATCCCGACGCCCGCGCGCGTGGCGCTCACCGGCACCCCGGTCGAGAACAACCTCTCCGAGCTCTGGGCCCTCCTCGACTGGACGACCCCGGGACTCCTCGGCCCGCTCAAGTCCTTCCGGGCCCGGCACGCCCGCGCCGTGGAGAACGGCGAGGACCAGGAGGCGGTCACCCGTCTCGCCCGTCTGGTCCGCCCCTTCCTCCTGCGCCGCAAGAAGTCGGACCCGGGCATCGTGCCCGAACTCCCGCCCAAGACCGAGACGGACCACCCCGTCCCCCTCACCCGCGAACAGGCCGCGCTGTACGAGGCCGTCGTCCGTGAGTCGTTGCTCGCCATCGAGACGGCGGAGGGCATCGCCCGCCGGGGCCTCGTCCTGAAGCTCCTGGGGGCCCTGAAGCAGATCTGCGACCACCCGGCGCTGTATCTGAAGGAGGAGCCCGGCGCCGCCACCGGCGACCGCTTCGCCGCGCGCTCCGGCAAACTGGCCCTGCTGGACGAGCTGTTGGACACGCTGCTCGCCGAGGACGGCTCGGCGCTGGTCTTCACCCAGTACGTCGGCATGGCCCGGCTGATCACCGCGCACCTCGCCGACCGAGCGGTCCCGGTCGAACTGCTCCATGGCGGTACGCCGGTCAAGGACCGCGAACACATGGTGGACCGTTTCCAGAGCGGGGCGACACCGGTCCTCGTCCTGTCCCTGAAAGCGGCGGGCACCGGCCTGAACCTCACTCGCGCCGGCCATGTCGTCCACTTCGACCGCTGGTGGAACCCGGCCGTCGAGGAGCAGGCCACCGACCGCGCCTACCGCATCGGCCAGACCCAGCCCGTCCAGGTCCATCGCCTCATCACCGAGGGCACCGTCGAGGACCGCATCGCCGAGATGCTGGAGTCCAAGCGTGCCCTGTCCGACGCCATCCTCGGCTCGGGCGAGGCGGCCCTCACGGAGCTGACCGACCGGGAGCTGACGGACCTGGTGTCGTTGCGGAGGTCGTCGTGA
- a CDS encoding sugar kinase, which translates to MSGSVPHQGSSPEEPERPAEGRRHKIRRRALTLAIIVVLIGVPAGYLVISANQSRDSGKDKEKKYSATGLTAHWPSRVQQRLYQVPIPPYSKHVAYYETNNWKTSRLYVQFYTSNEGLESFLNQIGAGTGDLVEDKAAINARDRGIVGWDFTGTGPWYGLVNDQKNPAPTHDIVVNRSNPDHPMVYVVSRTVP; encoded by the coding sequence GTGAGCGGCTCGGTGCCCCACCAGGGCTCCTCCCCGGAGGAACCGGAGCGGCCCGCCGAGGGCCGCCGCCACAAGATCCGCCGCCGGGCCCTCACCCTGGCGATCATCGTGGTGCTCATCGGTGTACCGGCCGGCTATCTGGTGATCTCCGCCAACCAGAGCCGCGACAGCGGCAAGGACAAGGAGAAGAAGTACTCGGCGACCGGCCTCACCGCGCACTGGCCCTCCCGGGTCCAACAGCGCCTCTACCAGGTGCCGATCCCGCCGTACTCCAAGCACGTCGCGTACTACGAGACGAACAACTGGAAGACCAGCCGCCTCTACGTGCAGTTCTATACGAGCAACGAGGGCCTGGAGAGCTTCCTCAACCAGATCGGCGCCGGCACCGGTGACCTGGTCGAGGACAAGGCCGCGATCAACGCGCGCGACCGGGGGATCGTCGGCTGGGACTTCACCGGCACCGGCCCCTGGTACGGCCTCGTCAACGACCAGAAGAACCCCGCGCCCACGCACGACATCGTCGTGAACCGGTCCAACCCGGACCATCCGATGGTGTACGTGGTGTCGCGAACCGTGCCCTGA